ACTTACCGTTGGTCTCCCGCTTCCGACTTGTAGGTGCTGCTGTAAAGACCCACCAGCTTGTCCGTCATATTTCCGTTAAAGAGAATACCCAAGGTGATGCTGGAATCCACCACCAGATCCTCCGTCAACGTTATGATCAGGAGCTGTCGTTCCACCTCCAAAACATATTCCACTACCTCTCGGTTCAGCACATAAACATTCGTCACATCCAACAGGTAAGAGTGCAAAATGATTTGATTCGTGGCCTCCACGACATCTATGGTGATCTTCTCCTGGCCGGTGAAGGTGCCAGTATCTAGGTCCGGATGCCAGTAGAGTTCGTAGTGTTTGGGCAACAGTGCAGTGGGCAGACGATAGTCAATCTACAGATCAAGTATATTATTGAATTTCAGAAAATTGGATAAACAAACGATTATCTGAATAGGAAGGTGTATAGCAACAGGTGCACATATACCTATACAAAAGTATAACTCACAATATCGTCGCGTCTCTCTCGCTGGAGGGTTGGACGCACATCTAGCTCCTTGTAGATGTCAATCTTTTCCTGTACATCGCGCAGATCCGCCTCCAGTTTCGCGTTCTGCACCGCAACCACTACAGTGGCCGTGGCAAAAGCCGCCACCGCCCAGGCCAGGACCACCTGCATCCAATTTCGCGACAAGAACATCTTTGCAATCCCAACAATCGCTAACGACTGAATAGCCAACCAAGAGTCCGCCAACCCGGCCCGTCCAACTCTAGCGATTAGCTGCCATATAACAAATTCTGATTGTGCGCCCTGGAAGTTTATATTCGTGTATACAAGCGTTACGAACAACGTCGATAATTAGCCAAATAAGTTTGATTATGGCCAACATGGCGATACAGGAAAGGCCCGTCACTTGATCTTCATGGAGGCGGCATGGCATTCGAACTTTCGCAATCAAATCAAATGGGATCGGATCCATTACAGTCACTACAGCCTACACCCACATCCACACACTCACGAGTGCAGTGCACCTGGTTATCGGAACGGACTAACGCAATCGACGAATGGATAATTGCTTATTTATGGAGctgtaatttttgttttttcccaAAACTAGCTTATCTTTATTTTCAGTTGTTAAGCATAGTCGCTTTATAGCAGCCATTATATGAGTACAAGCTAAAAAAAAAGACCAATGTACGATGATGGCCACTTTCTGGACTCATTCTCGTCCGCTTCAACCTCGATCTACAGTTGCTGATTGTCCAGCCAGGCGTCGACGGCTTCGAGATTTTCGGACAACCAGACAATGTTGTTCTTCACCGTCTCCAGGGCGCGCACGCGTGCCGCAGTTCCGGCTCCTGCTTCGGGATACTTCTCGAAGAAGTACTCCATTTCCTCGAGCTTCGTCTGGGTGCTGAAGCGAGCCGTGATCGACGGTATAAGGTTGCCCAGATACCGCTCGTTCAGCCCAAAGCGATCTACCAACTTCTGCCAGTTCTCGCGCACATACTCCCAGACCAGGGACTCGCCCACCGGATTGGCCGCAATGTAAGTCAGACAGGTGAAGTAGTCCTGACCTCGCACGTACTCCTCGTTCCAGGCCAGGTCAATGTAGCGCTgcaggatccagggctcctgcaCAGCGGCCAGGCCGTACATCAGCTTCGATTTCTCGCTGGCATCGGCCTCGTTGACAAACAGCTCCCAGACCTTCTCCCAGATCTCTTGGTTTCCCACCGATTGCATGCCGTAGTAGTAGATGGTCTCGCGGAGATCTGGCTTGGGGCGCTCATCGGGATTAACCAGCCAACTGTTAAACTGCTCTCCCACCTCGCTGAGGCAAGATTCCAGACCCAGGGAACAGGCGGCACTCAAGGCCGTCACCCGAAGACGACTGAGGAGTAGATAAAGCAACGTTTCGTTGAAAGGATGCATCATTGAGAGAGACTCTCACTTACTTGTCCAGGTGATCCTCTCCCACTGTCCAAGTGAGGGCAGTGTAGATGGGTTCGATCAGAGCCGTCGCATACTTCTTGTACTTCACGTAGCTGGTCGTATAGTAGAGTGTACGCTTAAGAGATGTCAGCTTCGAGGCGGCCACGCTCCAGGGCACATAGTCCTCCTCCTTGTCCAGATACTTGGTCATGTCGAAAGCGGTCTCGTACGGCAGCTGCGTGGAGTCCGCAAGGGCGAAGGCGTCGTTCAGCAGGGAGGCGCGATCTCCGGAACTAAAGGTACTGGGCGTGGTCACAAGCTCTGTGGCCAACGACTCCCACAGCGCCTCAGCATAGTTTACTCGGTAGTAGCCCACTTGCTCAGAGTTGAATTTGATCCACTGCACAGCAGCTGGCAGAGTAATGGTGACTGCAAATCAAGACGCTCAGATGAGAAGATCGGTAACCGGGAAGGAGCGCTGCCTTGCATACATATGGCACCACTTACTTTCGCTCTGGTCATGGTAAAACCAGACCCGCTGCACAGTCGACTCGCCGCTGGTGGTGTATGTGATGGGTATTGACCAGCGGTAGCTGCAAGGTAATGTATGTGCGAATGTTTCGATCAGATACGCATGGGGCAGTAAGTTCTACGACTCACTTGAATTCCGAGGGCTCGTGATCAGCGTCATAGTCGTTGGGATTCGACAAGAAGCGCTTCTGCGTCAATTTGTATTCAGTTTCGGAGATCTTCTCCACCGTGACAACTGGCAGACCCATCTGAAAATATTTTGCATAAAATGGTTAGAAATATTTTTCTAGCGAATCTGTGTCCGTTGTCTTTTGCTCCACCTGGACTGTCCACGTCAGCATGATGGCGGTCACATTGTAGTCCAGACCCAGCTTATCGATCTCGGCGAAGAAATTGGACGTCTCGGCGGTTGTGTACTTGTACTCATTCAGATAGTTGGTCACGGCCTGGCGGAAGATGGTCTCGCCCAGAAAGTCCTCCACCATGCGCACCAGCGAGGATCCCTTGGAGTAGGTGATGGTGTCGAAGATTTCCGTGATCTGGTCGGGGTTCTCCACGGTCTGGATGATTGGATGGGAGCCCAAAGTTCCGTCCAAGGTCAGAACTGCATGCAATGTGCTATAAATGAACTGGTCCCTCTATGGAATCATATGAATAATCGTAAGATGAATCCACCAATCCAAGCAATCCTAGTGCCGACTTGCCATTTTCCATTCGGGGAAGACTGAATCCACGCCAAGGTACTCGATGAAGCTGGCAAAGCCCTCGTTCAGCCAAAGATCGTTCCACCAATTCATGGTCACTACGAACGGAAGAGATGAGCCGGACTCATTGACTATGGAGCGGAGGTCGAGGACTCACCCAAATTTCCAAACCACATGTGAGCGAACTCGTGGGCAATGACGGAGGCAATGCGCTGCTTGTTGGTCGCAGAACTCGTCTCGGCATCGTACAGAAGGGAAGTCTCGCGGAAGGTGACCAGGCCCCAGTGCTCCATGGCACCGGACACGAAGTCGGGAATGGCTGCCATGTCCAGCTTGGGCAGGGGATACTCGATTTGGAAGTAGTCAATGTAGTACTCAATTACACCCTTGCCCACTTCCGTGGCAAAATCGACCTTTCCGATCTGCTCGGGGGTGGCGTAAACGCCCATTGTAAAGGTCTCGCCAATGCCTTTGGTGTCCACCTCAACGAATTTCGCGGTGAAGTCAGAGACAATGAAACAGGCCAGGTAGGTGCTCATGGGCACGCTCTTGGAGAAGGTTACTTCGGTGTAGGCCCCCTGATTGACTTCGGACTCCACGTTCATGTTGGACAGGGCATGGTAGTCGCCATCGACGGGGTGCACGAGGGTTATCTGGAAGGTGGCCTTCAGGGCCGGCTCATCGAAGCAGGGGAAGGCCTGGCGGGCATAGGTGGGCTCAAACTTGGACGTCGCTATCACCTTGCGGCTCTCATCCTCCTTAACATACGACGAACTGTACAGTCCCACAATCTTGTTGGCCATGGATCCCGCGAATCCCAGATGTAGGTCCACGTTAATGCCCGCGCTCAGCTCTTCTGCCAGCTGCAGAACCAGAAACTCCCTCACCGCGTCGAAGCTGATATCCGAGACTTCTACGCTTGAAAAGTCGGCCTTAAGGACAGACACGCTCGAAATGTTCAGGTCCAGGGAGTGCAGGACAATGGTATCGGTTGCCTCGTGGACGGTAAGGGTAATCGTTTCCTGCCCATTAAACTCTCCGGTCTCCACATTGGGGAACAGATAAAGATCGTAGTGGGTGGGCTCCAAGCGGCTGGGGAGGCGATAGTCAATCTTCTCTTCCGGAGCTGCGGTGGTGACCGGAGCTGCGGTGGTGACTGGAGCTGCGGTGGTGACCGGAGCTGCGGTGGTGACCGGAGCTGCGGTGGTGACTGGAGCTGCGGTGGTGACCGGAGCTGCGGTGGTGATCGGATCTGCGGTGGTTTCAGGGGCTGAGGTAGGGCTCGATGGGTCAGTTTCTGAAGGTGTTCCTGTGCTCGGAGGAGCCACCGTGCTGGTTGACGTCGTTTGCAGGCCCGCCTCCAGCATATCAAGTTTTTCCTGGGCCTCGCGGAGATCGCTCTTCAAACTGGACTTTTGCACAGCCAGGACAATGGTGGAGACGGTGAAGGCGGTGAGGGCGAGGCTCAGGCCGATGGCCACCAGTTTCGCTGTGATAATCATGCTCAATCTTTCTCGCGTTAATCCAGTACGGCCCGCATCCAAAGCGACACTAAGCCCAGCCGAATGGGGCTGGGAGCCAGGTAACCACGAGTACCCTCGAGTGGGCCCCTATATCTTAATTGGACACGGGTGATACCGCTCGTCGCTGATTGCTAATCTAATCGTGCGCCGGCTCATCGACTGGTATTAGACGGAGAGCAAACATATGTACTCCCGAGGATCGTTCGAATTTATTGGCCCTGTCATGTCATGGCGCCGAGCGCTGGCAGCACGCTTCGCTTTGATTAAAGTTAGAAATGCCAAAGATCTGTCGCGTTTTTCCTCTTCCATCCGAAATTCCAATCTGGCTACTGAGCCGAGCCCAGAAACTCCCAGTGCCACTTCTCTAAGTTTCCACATCGCCGATGCCCATGTGTGTGTCTCCGGGCATATGAAAACGGAGACCAATTGAGCAAAATTCAGACTACCTGCCCGGCTTCTCGCCCTTTCTCTGTTTCTCCCTGTATTATCCGGCGCTTAGGCCTAAAAAACCCTTTTCCGGTGCCGCAAGATTTTCGACCTAATTAGAGAATCGGTATTTTCATTGTGTTAAAACCCAATCAACCAAATTTCCGCACACATTTTCGCAACGCCTGGCATACTACTCGCCGTATCGTTTGTGTATTTATAATGACTTTGTCGTTGAGTGAAGTTCTCTAATAATCGACATTGTAAATTAGTGTTTATTGCTATCTTGATGAAGGGTTCACCTCAATTTACGGGAAACGTTGTTGTATGTACTATCATAACTCAATTATCTTTAAAGTACCACGAATATGAGTTCATTGATAAGATTAATCTGTATATAATTTCTTCAATTTGTTCATTACTATTCCATTCATTTCTTCATATCTTGAGGATTCAGACTGTAAGAGCATATGTCTGTTTGTGTGAGGCCACCATCCATACATCTACATAATTATCTTTCTTTATTTTACTATCAATCTCCATTTCTTATCACGACTTTCATCATTTTACcataaattcccttttttcgCCTTGCGGACAATGGTCTTAAGCGTCATTTGGCCTAATCCGGGGTATTAACTTTTGCCGAAAATACCAACAGCATCAACAAGGACAGCAACAGTCCTGGCTGGGTATTCTTCCCAGCAGCTTACCACAAAGCGCAATTAATTTCCCAAATTATATCCAGGCCTGCAGCACTAAAAACTATTTGTCATATGTTTTGTTATATAATTGGCTTGCCTGGCCAGCCTGCCGCCAGGCAAAATACAGGATCAAATGCAGATACAAACCCAGACAGGACAGAGAGGACAGACACAATCCAAAACCCAAACAAACCCGATTCCGAATCATCGGCATCGGGCAACGGGCATTGATATTGTCCAGTGGGAATCGGGGAATTCCCGCCGACTGAATGAGATCGGACAAATTTCATTCATGAGCACGTCAGGCGCCACATGAGGTCTACCTGCTTAAGCGTGGGAAAGTTGAGAGCGGCGAAGAGCATCCCCcgcggacacggacacggacacacCGTGGAGCAGGTAGGTCCGGATGAAACAGGGCTGCTCCGCAATTTGGACCACCAGTGGGTTATTTGTGCAAGGCTGGGAGTTTTTGTCTCTCCACAAAATCCCAACCGAAGACAAATTTCCGGTTTTTCGGCCAGGCCCGAATTTCCCACGGGCACGGCCCAGGATGGCGTTGGCTCCTGGTATAAATTCGCAGGCCATCTCTATTCACCATTCAGTCGAGCTAGAGAGAGCACGGAGACAACACATCATACCACACACGCCACACAAAATGTTCTTCATACTCAACCTAATCCTGGCCATCACCGGCTCTTCGGCGGGCGTCATTGAGCCCATGAACTATTACCAGTACACCCAGTTCCAGGCACCGCTCTCATGGGAGGCCATTACCAGCGCGGGCCTGAAGCAGGCGCTTTCCAGTTGCCAGGATAGCTTCAAGTGGCAGCGCTGGAACTGCCCCAGCACGGACTTTGTCAAGCGGCACACTGCACCGGCTACGCCGACGCCGGAGCGAGAGGATGTCTACGTGGCCGCCATCTCCATGGCCTCCATCGTCCACAAGTTGACCAAGGATTGCGCCAACGGAGTCATCGCCGGCTGCGGATGCACAGGAAACGCCTTGAACGTGCCCTGCTCCCATGAGCCGCTCAAGGCCGTGGAACTCTACGAGAAGCGGTTTGGAAGCGGCTCGGGCGCCGCTGCCCACAACCAGAGGGTGATCGGCTCGCTGCTGCAGCAGTCCTTAGTGCAGGAGTGCCGCTGCAAGCAACCCGGCCCGCAGGGCAAGTGCCTCGAGGAGGAGTGCGTCAAAGTGCTGAAACCGTTCGAGGCGGTGGCCCAGGACCTGCTGCAGATGTACGACGACGCCATCCAGCTGGACAGCACTGCCAGCAATCTGAAGATCATGTGGGAGAACATTCCCCTCGACTCGCTCGTCTTTATGCAGGACTCACCGAATTATTGCGAACCAGAGGCCAGCGGCCGCTGGACGGGCACCCGAGGCCGCCAGTGCTCCAAAGATGGCAGCGGCTCGGTGGAGGAGCGCCTCTCCTGCCAGCAGCTCTGCCGCGTCTGTGGCTACCGCGTGCGCACCCAGCACGTGCGCAGCGAGCGGCGTTGTAACTGCAAACTGGTCTGGGGATTCCGGCTCCAGTGCGACGTTTGTGTCCAGCTGGAACGACAGCACACCTGCTACTAGGGGTGCCAAGAATTGGACTGCGGGGCGCTGGTCAAGCCTCACAAAAACTTagatttaaattaatttatttgtttCCACCGTTTATTTATTTCTACCACAAACACCATCAATAAATACGTAATTTACGAGTAAAACATAAAACTGTGCCATTACTTTTCATCGAAACTGTTAACAGACAGACTGATTTATGGAGCAATTGCAATGGTTAGAGAATTTGCCTGCCTGGCTGCACGTGAAAGCCATTTCCACTGATTACGAAATGCTTTCTTTCTATTTCGAACGTACAACCCAACCTTTAAATCACAAACTATTCTGGCTTTCTAAAAACTAAACGTGTACGACAGGTGGATGATGGTATTGTCAGACAGAAAAATCTGCAACGCCATAAAGTAGACTGCTGCTTGAATATCTGAAACGCAAAGGCACCATTGTATATCCATTAACATTAAATACATAATTAGGCAAAGCGAAATTTTAGTTGAACAAGAATTACCACTAAGTGTTCTTAGCCCTGCACCATCAAGTGGCCtctgtgacaccagcagaagacGTGTGGATACCAGGCAAAAGCCCTCCttccgcccaaccgaccgatgGACGCTGTCGCAAGTCGCGTGACGTGTTAACCGAATTAATATTCGAAGAAAGTTAGAACTTAACTTACTAAAAGAGCTAAGCTTGCATTCAAATTTTCAAATACACTTACTAATTACGAGAAAGGTATGTGAgtattagtaatttaataagaagGAGGAAATTAATGGTGGTTATAATATAGTAGAGGGAAGTATAATTCGAGCATAAGATTCTAAACGGTTCAAACAACTAATTCATCGATCTGCAAAGCAGAAGGGACAACGCTGTATAGTTTCTAGTGgatctaataggaatcgtgaagtttatgcggctcaacaaaTCAGGGCGACTTATTTGGATACTACTACAAATGCTTGCAAAATTCTAAGACTGATCTAGCACCAATTGAGTCCTAACAgtagatacatatatgtataactTCTGTAATTTCTGTAACTTTCGAGACCCACACATCATTTGATAAGAACACGCAATCAACCCGATGTCTATATGTTTATTCCAAAGGACCTACAACCTAAAATCGAATCTTAATGCATTTTGAGATTGTTGTACTAACTGCCCGGTGCTTCTTAGCTAATCCAAGTGGTTGGCTTGCCCTCCACCCGATATCCGTTGTAGGCGGCGGCTGCTGAGGAGGCGGCAGCTGCCAGCTCGGATCTCCGACTCGGCTCGCCGGCCCAGTAGGACGGGACCTCGTAGCTCTGGACCATCTTGTTGCCGTTCTTGATGGCTGAGATTATGAGAAGGAAGATGGCCAGTTTGCCTACCAGGATTGACTTGACCAGCAGCAGCTTGAGCTTCGTCACCAGGAACGGCACAATAGCAGACTGGATGAGGAAGGGCAGGATGAAGAGGGGCAGCACTTTGGTAATCATGTCGTACTTCTTGCCGCGACCTAGAACGATTCAATGGGTTTGAGTGGGATGAGCTTTGCTCCTACATAAATTAGCAGACTCACCTTCTTCGCTGTTATCCGTGGTCAGCCAACGAGCTGCCATGATCTCCTTGAGGTTCTCGCCATCCAGCTTCACGTGCACGATATCATTGCTCATGTCCAGGCTGACATTGAGGCCAGGGCCGACAAAGTAGCGTTGTATGGTCTCATCCTCAGACTGCAGATCGGGCTgctctgtccctgtccctgtcgcTGTCCCCGTCTCTGCTGCACCGGATTCCTCACGCCTCTTGTTGCGATCCTTGCGCTTGCGTTTGCGTCTCTTCTTGCCCGCTGACGTCTCGTTGTCATCGTAGATGGGCGCCCCGGTTTGGGTCTCGAGCAGGGCCTCGGCATTGGCTTCCTGGCGCAGCTCCTGGGCCAGGATATCTGCAGCCTCCAGCTGCTCCTGGTCGCTCTGTGGCTCCGGGCCCTCGGCAGCCTCGTTGTTGGCTATCTGGGAAGCACCCACGCGGTCCCTCAGACGCTTTTTGTACTCACTGGTAGTCTTGTTGCCCAGATAGGTGCTCTTGTAGTTCTTGTAGATGCCCATGAAGATGTGAGAGTTCTTCCTCAGGGACTGCTTGTCCTCCGGCTCGTAGCTACTCGCCAGCCCCCGAGCCGCTTCCGTGGCAGACGCTACCTCACTGGCCGTCTCCTGTCCGCCATCATGCCCCCTGGTCAGGGCGGTGCAGAGCACACTCAATAAAAGGAATCTCACTAGGCTGCTCATCTCTGCTGCATGTCACCCGTCGCCGATCTGTGATTGTTTGCTCCGCTCGATGTGTTCGCGCTGCACTGGCCAGCCACAAAATGTGGCACGATCAGCGGCCGCCAAGCATTTTATCAACTTAGAAGAAAGCAGCCAGACCGAGAGCCAGGCTGCTGCCAGTGCCAGCGCCAGACGAGTGGCATTCTGATGCTGGAATTGGCATTGGAATTGAGCACATCCAAGCAAAGCGTCCAACAAGCAGCCGGACAACGACAACCAGCAACCAGGTAGCCGCCAAGCAGGAACACAGCTGCCACAGAACCAACAGGTTGCCCCATCCAGCGATAGAACACGATTCTTGCGCTGGATTTGCAACAGAATCCTCTTCAATTAAATTGCCAGTCTTCGATGTCGACGTCTATGTCTTGGTCTAAACATTGCTGGCCCGTTGCGAGTTCGAAAGAAGAAAATATCTAGAGTAGGCCTGCAATTTCTCACTGATCTCGCTCATTGATTTCTTTTAGCTGTAATTGCCGCTGGCCGCCGCCACCGCTACATggccccaccaccaccaccaccaacacCGTCAGCATTAGCCATAAATAATACCAAATCGTTAAGTAGCCTGCTAACGGTTCGTGCTTGGTTCTTTGGCCCACAGGCAGGCCGAAACAGAGCCAGTCCCAGCGACGCCTTCAATTAACTCTGACGGCGATTGCATGAGAAAGTTGTTGACAAAACTGGCGCACAGAGAGCTGATCTTCTGCAAGGTGTCCGGGCGGAGGGGCGCTAAGACTGAAAATCCAGAGTAGAAAGTAAATTCTATCGATGGTGGCATGAAAAATCCGCTTCACATATTAGGTATCTTAATTTACTTTCACACAATTAGCAGTGATGCCAGCCAATTAGCAAAAGAAACAAAGTTAAAACCTGAAAGAAAGAGGACCTTGCATgagagatatatgtatgtccaTAGCTGTAATCTCATGCCTCGATAACATTTATGTCAATCTATGTCCCGACAGTCGCAAAATCCCCGATCTCATCTTATCTGTAAAATGGTAATCCACAATAAATAGTATCAGTCCAAAAACGTTGAACAAGTGAACAGTAATCCATCCGCCAGATACATGCGTCACAgcatacaaaaaaataaatacaaatacaatatcTCCCAGATCTGAACCTTCTTATGGCATAATAGTTATATTAATGTCAATATCAATGAATAAGCAATGCAAAGCTATAtgtagatattcagaattgaTGGAAAAGTTCTAGAGAAGTGGAAAACTTCCAACTGCATTCAGATACGTTCTATGAAGGTGCCCTTTGGGAAGT
This region of Drosophila miranda strain MSH22 chromosome 2, D.miranda_PacBio2.1, whole genome shotgun sequence genomic DNA includes:
- the LOC108157078 gene encoding glutamyl aminopeptidase isoform X1, which translates into the protein MIITAKLVAIGLSLALTAFTVSTIVLAVQKSSLKSDLREAQEKLDMLEAGLQTTSTSTVAPPSTGTPSETDPSSPTSAPETTADPITTAAPVTTAAPVTTAAPVTTAAPVTTAAPVTTAAPVTTAAPEEKIDYRLPSRLEPTHYDLYLFPNVETGEFNGQETITLTVHEATDTIVLHSLDLNISSVSVLKADFSSVEVSDISFDAVREFLVLQLAEELSAGINVDLHLGFAGSMANKIVGLYSSSYVKEDESRKVIATSKFEPTYARQAFPCFDEPALKATFQITLVHPVDGDYHALSNMNVESEVNQGAYTEVTFSKSVPMSTYLACFIVSDFTAKFVEVDTKGIGETFTMGVYATPEQIGKVDFATEVGKGVIEYYIDYFQIEYPLPKLDMAAIPDFVSGAMEHWGLVTFRETSLLYDAETSSATNKQRIASVIAHEFAHMWFGNLVTMNWWNDLWLNEGFASFIEYLGVDSVFPEWKMRDQFIYSTLHAVLTLDGTLGSHPIIQTVENPDQITEIFDTITYSKGSSLVRMVEDFLGETIFRQAVTNYLNEYKYTTAETSNFFAEIDKLGLDYNVTAIMLTWTVQMGLPVVTVEKISETEYKLTQKRFLSNPNDYDADHEPSEFNYRWSIPITYTTSGESTVQRVWFYHDQSEITITLPAAVQWIKFNSEQVGYYRVNYAEALWESLATELVTTPSTFSSGDRASLLNDAFALADSTQLPYETAFDMTKYLDKEEDYVPWSVAASKLTSLKRTLYYTTSYVKYKKYATALIEPIYTALTWTVGEDHLDNRLRVTALSAACSLGLESCLSEVGEQFNSWLVNPDERPKPDLRETIYYYGMQSVGNQEIWEKVWELFVNEADASEKSKLMYGLAAVQEPWILQRYIDLAWNEEYVRGQDYFTCLTYIAANPVGESLVWEYVRENWQKLVDRFGLNERYLGNLIPSITARFSTQTKLEEMEYFFEKYPEAGAGTAARVRALETVKNNIVWLSENLEAVDAWLDNQQL
- the LOC108157078 gene encoding glutamyl aminopeptidase isoform X2; translated protein: MIITAKLVAIGLSLALTAFTVSTIVLAVQKSSLKSDLREAQEKLDMLEAGLQTTSTSTVAPPSTGTPSETDPSSPTSAPETTAAPVTTAAPVTTAAPVTTAAPVTTAAPVTTAAPEEKIDYRLPSRLEPTHYDLYLFPNVETGEFNGQETITLTVHEATDTIVLHSLDLNISSVSVLKADFSSVEVSDISFDAVREFLVLQLAEELSAGINVDLHLGFAGSMANKIVGLYSSSYVKEDESRKVIATSKFEPTYARQAFPCFDEPALKATFQITLVHPVDGDYHALSNMNVESEVNQGAYTEVTFSKSVPMSTYLACFIVSDFTAKFVEVDTKGIGETFTMGVYATPEQIGKVDFATEVGKGVIEYYIDYFQIEYPLPKLDMAAIPDFVSGAMEHWGLVTFRETSLLYDAETSSATNKQRIASVIAHEFAHMWFGNLVTMNWWNDLWLNEGFASFIEYLGVDSVFPEWKMRDQFIYSTLHAVLTLDGTLGSHPIIQTVENPDQITEIFDTITYSKGSSLVRMVEDFLGETIFRQAVTNYLNEYKYTTAETSNFFAEIDKLGLDYNVTAIMLTWTVQMGLPVVTVEKISETEYKLTQKRFLSNPNDYDADHEPSEFNYRWSIPITYTTSGESTVQRVWFYHDQSEITITLPAAVQWIKFNSEQVGYYRVNYAEALWESLATELVTTPSTFSSGDRASLLNDAFALADSTQLPYETAFDMTKYLDKEEDYVPWSVAASKLTSLKRTLYYTTSYVKYKKYATALIEPIYTALTWTVGEDHLDNRLRVTALSAACSLGLESCLSEVGEQFNSWLVNPDERPKPDLRETIYYYGMQSVGNQEIWEKVWELFVNEADASEKSKLMYGLAAVQEPWILQRYIDLAWNEEYVRGQDYFTCLTYIAANPVGESLVWEYVRENWQKLVDRFGLNERYLGNLIPSITARFSTQTKLEEMEYFFEKYPEAGAGTAARVRALETVKNNIVWLSENLEAVDAWLDNQQL
- the LOC108157077 gene encoding wnt inhibitor of Dorsal protein, translated to MALAPGINSQAISIHHSVELERARRQHIIPHTPHKMFFILNLILAITGSSAGVIEPMNYYQYTQFQAPLSWEAITSAGLKQALSSCQDSFKWQRWNCPSTDFVKRHTAPATPTPEREDVYVAAISMASIVHKLTKDCANGVIAGCGCTGNALNVPCSHEPLKAVELYEKRFGSGSGAAAHNQRVIGSLLQQSLVQECRCKQPGPQGKCLEEECVKVLKPFEAVAQDLLQMYDDAIQLDSTASNLKIMWENIPLDSLVFMQDSPNYCEPEASGRWTGTRGRQCSKDGSGSVEERLSCQQLCRVCGYRVRTQHVRSERRCNCKLVWGFRLQCDVCVQLERQHTCY
- the LOC108154432 gene encoding uncharacterized protein LOC108154432 gives rise to the protein MSSLVRFLLLSVLCTALTRGHDGGQETASEVASATEAARGLASSYEPEDKQSLRKNSHIFMGIYKNYKSTYLGNKTTSEYKKRLRDRVGASQIANNEAAEGPEPQSDQEQLEAADILAQELRQEANAEALLETQTGAPIYDDNETSAGKKRRKRKRKDRNKRREESGAAETGTATGTGTEQPDLQSEDETIQRYFVGPGLNVSLDMSNDIVHVKLDGENLKEIMAARWLTTDNSEEGRGKKYDMITKVLPLFILPFLIQSAIVPFLVTKLKLLLVKSILVGKLAIFLLIISAIKNGNKMVQSYEVPSYWAGEPSRRSELAAAASSAAAAYNGYRVEGKPTTWIS